From Triticum aestivum cultivar Chinese Spring chromosome 4A, IWGSC CS RefSeq v2.1, whole genome shotgun sequence, a single genomic window includes:
- the LOC123087625 gene encoding uncharacterized protein encodes MAAEPPERTLWVKDFDDAVEQLIDLLHHGDSIAEGKIKAFLFNGWFGEGLGASAVLRATAEHLKSKTSDPDTKLQFDKIVQVDCSLWKNRRTMQRQIAAELSLGHLMPIFDKQDEDDDFRGVDDSSRAEITSIASEIHESLINTKFLLILHYGGDADIDLEESGVPLLGRFGKGKLLWTNHGRFLFSRKQHKLLTSNFVNIRMYFPVLQMKYSDIQQQLHSLLHKEAIEVIRYTGMDDINPATVVDCFLYSLFLIEKLRGFSGSGDYDWATHACNYWICDGIIQRERAWEVGSALYGVIGQLCRSSHATEDLVGYFDQQIKPYRGWKSIANNRGAQSISAIPVDASSYFLTFKGHCLHFLENIYFFKGDGLLELPNDGLFQLASNLRVLKLCKCSFDFAFPPFKSCKNLRFLWLDHCANTVKEQGGGTSFPNLIVLDLRYTDYALQQQMIERMTNLREINTKGVSWRNISHAWKTLQNVHRLRLTKSSDVITVDNCSSLDMINLELFDLSGNTCMASLPAVSSAASLKMLVLDGCSNLETIALEGHLPLLETFSFDGYGPTEDWAHPTKLPKKEFRPKSRATSTKEAKVKKISLMGCGQLHSVFLRGLVNLEELDLSGTAIKMLDLSAMAVPKLRKLLLVGCRQLCSLLCTVSEPLGLEVLHVDTQEKKSLAVCCAQVSESFFTFEACITVIDARILWGCIGGLYRSINIYRRDKVHLHISSTIHSQINMTKSIEGIGPSQEGFIPTGRSLPYKDIILLTDVACLSIVCDQRQLQPLDVHMEIGDEGHNLERIEEDGRPAFIWFVWECVQSLHVHDNSSITAIPPRGPRTWSRLTWCHVERCPKLQSLFSCLPGFNNFNSLRTFSASDLPMAYCIWVKTKNPENPRDCIYLYSAFTALHHIYLHNCPRLVFVLPISFTLPNLETIHIAYCSNLQYVFPLDNKYPPEIASGVTFQKLKHIKLHHLHRLKQICKARLTVPALETISLRDCWALRRIPAVGARQGPKPVVDCEKDWWGKLQWDGLEAGHHPSLFETLHSAYYKEALPRVSVLR; translated from the exons ATGGCTGCTGAACCACCTGAACGTACTCTG TGGGTAAAAGATTTCGATGACGCTGTTGAGCAACTGATTGATCTTCTGCATCATGGCGATAGTATTGCAGAAGGCAAAATAAAAGCATTCTTGTTTAACGGCTGGTTCGGCGAGGGTCTGGGAGCATCCGCCGTTCTTAGAGCTACAGCAGAACACCTCAAGTCCAAAACAAGTGATCCAGACACGAAACTGCAATTTGATAAAATTGTGCAAGTCGACTGCTCTTTGTGGAAAAATAGAAGGACCATGCAGCGTCAAATAGCGGCAGAACTGAGCCTTGGGCATTTAATGCCTATTTTTGATAAGCAAGACGAGGACGATGATTTCAGAGGAGTAGATGACAGTTCTAGAGCAGAGATAACAAGCATAGCAAGTGAGATCCATGAATCTCTGATCAATACCAAATTTCTTCTAATTTTGCATTATGGGGGAGATGCAGATATTGATCTGGAGGAGTCCGGTGTTCCTTTACTTGGACGTTTTGGTAAAGGCAAGCTTTTATGGACCAATCATGGAAGATTTCTGTTCTCACGAAAACAACACAAGTTGTTGACATCAAATTTTGTTAATATACGAATGTATTTCCCTGTGCTTCAAATGAAATACAGTGATATCCAGCAACAACTGCATTCTTTGTTGCACAAAGAAGCTATTGAGGTGATTAGGTACACCGGAATGGATGACATCAACCCAGCAACAGTTGTGGATTGCTTCTTGTACTCATTGTTCCTGATAGAAAAACTACGTGGATTCTCTGGCAGTGGTGACTATGACTGGGCTACTCATGCTTGCAACTACTGGATATGTGACGGAATTATTCAAAGGGAAAGAGCTTGGGAGGTTGGCAGTGCATTATATGGAGTGATAGGGCAGTTGTGCCGTTCTTCACATGCAACGGAAGATCTAGTGGGATACTTCGACCAACAAATAAAACCCTACCGAGGCTGGAAATCAATTGCAAACAATAGAGGAGCACAGAGTATCTCTGCCATTCCAGTTGATGCATCCTCATATTTCTTAACATTTAAGGGACATTGTCTACATTTTTTAGAAAATATCTATTTTTTTAAGGGAGATGGTCTATTAGAACTACCAAATGATGGTTTGTTTCAACTAGCCAGTAACCTCCGTGTGCTAAAACTCTGCAAGTGCAGCTTTGATTTTGCATTTCCTCCTTTCAAATCCTGCAAGAACCTAAGGTTCCTTTGGCTTGACCATTGTGCAAACACTGTGAAGGAGCAAGGTGGGGGGACAAGTTTTCCAAACCTTATAGTGCTTGATCTGCGTTACACAGATTATGCCTTGCAGCAGCAGATGATTGAACGGATGACCAATCTAAGGGAGATAAATACAAAAGGAGTCTCATGGAGGAATATAAGTCATGCATGGAAAACATTACAAAATGTTCACAGGCTCCGACTAACCAAATCTTCAGATGTGATCACAGTGGACAATTGCTCTTCCTTGGATATGATCAATCTGGAGCTCTTTGACTTGTCCGGCAATACCTGCATGGCATCATTGCCTGCAGTGTCATCAGCGGCAAGCCTGAAGATGCTTGTTCTTGATGGTTGTTCCAACTTGGAGACCATTGCACTTGAAGGGCATCTTCCACTACTCGAGACTTTTAGCTTTGATGGTTATGGCCCAACAGAGGACTGGGCACATCCCACAAAACTGCCGAAAAAGGAATTTCGGCCAAAGTCTCGTGCAACTTCAACCAAAGAAGCCAAGGTGAAAAAAATCTCCCTGATGGGCTGTGGTCAATTGCATAGCGTATTCTTGCGTGGACTGGTCAATCTGGAGGAGTTGGACCTCTCTGGTACGGCCATCAAAATGCTTGACCTCAGTGCCATGGCTGTCCCAAAACTTAGGAAGTTATTATTAGTGGGTTGCCGACAACTCTGTAGCCTACTCTGCACTGTTAGTGAGCCGCTTGGATTGGAAGTGCTACATGTAGACACTCAGGAGAAGAAAAGTTTAGCTGTCTGTTGTGCGCAAGTGAGTGAGAGTTTCTTTACTTTTGAGGCATGCATTACCGTTATAGATGCAAGGATTCTTTGGGGGTGCATTGGAGGACTTTATCGGTCGATAAACATATACAGAAGGGACAAGGTGCACCTCCACATCTCTTCTACCATTCATAGCCAAATCAACATGACTAAAAGTATCGAGGGGATTGGCCCTAGCCAGGAGGGTTTTATTCCTACAGGGCGATCGTTACCTTATAAAGATATTATCCTTCTGACGGATGTAGCATGTTTATCCATTGTGTGTGACCAGCGGCAACTTCAACCTCTTGATGTGCATATGGAGATTGGTGATGAAGGCCACAACTTAGAGAGAATAGAGGAGGACGGACGACCTGCTTTCATCTGGTTTGTTTGGGAATGTGTTCAGTCATTGCATGTGCATGACAATTCCTCAATCACGGCTATCCCTCCAAGGGGTCCACGAACTTGGTCTAGACTAACATGGTGTCATGTTGAGAGATGCCCAAAGCTACAGTCTCTCTTTTCTTGTCTGCCTGGATTTAACAACTTCAATTCTTTGAGGACATTTTCCGCGTCTGATCTCCCGATGGCCTACTGCATCTGGGTTAAGACCAAAAATCCTGAAAACCCTCGAGACTGCATATACCTATACAGTGCCTTCACAGCCCTACATCACATATACCTACACAATTGCCCTAGGCTGGTGTTTGTCCTCCCAATTTCCTTCACCTTGCCAAACCTGGAGACCATCCACATCGCATACTGCAGCAACCTCCAATATGTTTTCCCGCTGGACAACAAGTACCCTCCAGAAATAGCATCCGGTGTCACATTCCAGAAGCTGAAGCACATCAAGCTACACCACCTCCACCGGCTGAAGCAGATATGCAAGGCCAGACTGACCGTGCCGGCACTGGAGACAATCAGCCTCAGGGACTGCTGGGCTCTGAGGCGGATACCGGCCGTCGGTGCGCGCCAAGGTCCTAAGCCGGTTGTGGACTGTGAGAAGGATTGGTGGGGCAAGCTCCAGTGGGACGGCCTGGAGGCCGGGCACCACCCGTCGCTCTTCGAAACGCTTCACTCAGCTTACTACAAGGAGGCGCTCCCAAGGGTCTCCGTTCTAAG GTGA
- the LOC123087626 gene encoding CTD small phosphatase-like protein 2: MPTRKKGPARNATVEHVNTKTSRQPGRSTQSAAPDKKVNDLITSSSKKQKPAEDPLKKNQVLSGGRKLTSLCDSDTENGVADVPSSSMLDHKLSHGNDDEPCENIFSQPFHHHNEDGSDGLSKVPVQSTCGNTKRADDEYSELGSLSPEVSAIYLAMQHSKLECIDEQSQDSISTDGGCADPDETEELDEFDPYTFIKDLPELSMVVPKFRPVLLPKQTRSCPRTTLVLDLDETLVHSTLEPCEDSDFTFPVHFNLRDHTIYVRCRPYLKDFLERVASMFEIIIFTASQSIYAEQLLNVLDPKRRLFRHRVYRESCVYVEGNYLKDLSVLGRDLSRVVIVDNSPQAFGFQLDNGIPIESWFDDPNDKELLALLPFLESLVGVEDVRPFIATKFNLRQKVASATSLAMHFFPNAERAN, encoded by the exons ATGCCGACAAGAAAAAAAGGACCTGCAAGAAATGCAACTGTTGAGCATGTTAATACGAAAACTAGTAGACAACCTGGAAGATCCACTCAGTCGGCAGCTCCTGATAAGAAAGTCAATGATCTAATTACTTCTTCCTCCAAAAAGCAGAAACCTG CCGAAGACCCTCTGAAGAAGAACCAAGTTCTCAGTGGTGGAAGAAAATtaacatctctatgtgattctgaTACTGAAAATGGAGTTGCTGATGTGCCAAGTAGTAGTATGCTTGATCACAAG CTGTCTCACGGAAATGATGATGAACCATGTGAGAACATATTTTCTCAACCATTCCACCATCATAATGAAGACGGCAGTGATGGCTTGAGCAAAG TTCCTGTGCAATCAACATGTGGTAATACAAAGCGCGCAGATGATGAGTACAGTGAATTGGGTAGTCTTTCTCCCGAGGTGTCTGCTATATATCTTGCAATGCAGCACTCTAAGCTGGAGTGTATTGATGAACAAAGTCAAGATTCTATCTCAACAGATGGCGGGTGTGCTGATCCTGATGAGACTGAGGAGCTTGATGAGTTTGACCCTTATACCTTCATAAAGGATTTGCCTGAGTTATCTATGGTTGTACCCAAGTTTCGACCCGTTCTTCTTCCAAAGCAAACTCGGAGCTGCCCTCGAACCACCCTTGTCCTTGATCTGGATG AGACACTGGTGCATTCTACTCTTGAGCCGTGTGAAGATTCTGATTTCACTTTCCCAGTTCATTTTAATCTCAGAGATCACACAATCTATGTACGGTGCCGTCCATATCTGAAAGATTTCCTGGAGAGAGTAGCCAGCATGTTTGAGATAATCATCTTCACAGCTAGTCAAAGTATCTATGCAGAACAACTACTTAATGTTCTTGATCCCAAAAGAAGGTTGTTCCGTCATCGAGTTTATCGTGAGTCTTGTGTCTATGTGGAGGGCAACTATTTAAAGGATCTATCTGTTCTTGGGCGTGACTTGTCTCGTGTTGTCATAGTTGACAATTCTCCGCAG GCCTTTGGGTTCCAACTAGACAACGGCATACCGATCGAGAGCTGGTTCGACGACCCAAACGACAAGGAGCTGCTAGCACTGCTGCCATTCTTGGAAAGTCTGGTTGGGGTGGAAGATGTCCGGCCATTCATCGCAACTAAGTTCAACCTCCGCCAGAAGGTGGCCAGCGCGACTTCCCTCGCGATGCACTTCTTTCCTAATGCGGAGCGTGCCAACTGA